GGCGAGCGCGAACAGGGCCAGCAGGAACGGGGTCAGCAGGCGCAGGGTTTTCGTGGGCATGGTGGGGTCTCCTCTCGGGTTTCGGGGCTTCATTGTAGGGGCTCAGGGACGGGTTCCGGGTACTTGAGGTTTGGCGTGCCGGTCGGTGTTGAACCCGCCGGAACGTCCGCTACACTATGGGGCTCGTTGCCGACGTAGCTCAGCGGTAGAGCTAGGGATTCATAAGCCCTCGGTCGCTGGTTCAAATCCAGCCGTCGGCATTGCCCGCCCCGTGTTTTCTTGACTCGGGGCGGTTTTTTTTCAGGTCAGGGCCACGTGCGTGGTGCCAGTGCTGAGACGGTGTGGATTCTCGGACGGCTTGTGCACACGCCGCCCGGACGCGGGATCGTGCTGTAAACTGTTCATGTTACGAGTCGGCGATATCACGCCGTAATGCTTGTTTTTTCGGCTTTGCCTGACGCGGGATGCTGTGGCCCGGGCGGGTGATTCGTGATTGAAAGGTTGGACGGATGGGTTTGGGATTCACACTGGCACAGGCCGAGGGCCCCACGGGCGGGTCGGCAGACACGCCGACCGAGGGCTCGGCGGGCGATGCGGCGGGGGCCGGCACCGCGCCGGGCGAGGATGTTGCACCGCTGAACGGTGGCTCGGTGAAAGATGACACCGCAACCGCGTGGGAGGGGCTGCGCGAGGGCGATTTTTCGGCCGCGATGCCGCTCATCGAGAAGTACCTGGTCCCCGCAGTGGTGGCGATCCTGGTCCTGATCGTCGCGTACTTCGTGGGCAAGTTCCTGGCCCGGACGCTGAGCTCGCCGATCAAAAAACGCGTCGACGAGGCGCTCGGGCTCTTTGTTGGCAAGATGATCTTCTGGGCGATCATGGTCTTCGCGCTGCTCGGGGTGCTGGGGCGCTACGGCATCAGCGTCGCCGGGTTCGCCGCCGTTCTCGCCGCGGCTGGGTTCGCGATCGGCATGGCGTTCCAGGGCACGCTGGGCAACTTCGCGGCCGGGATCATGCTGCTCGTGTTCCGCCCGTTCAAGGTCGGCGACACGGTCAACGCCGCAGGCATCACCGCCAAGGTCATCGAGATCGATCTCTTCAACACCGTCTTCGACACGCCCGACAACCGGCGGATCATCGTGCCCAATAGCGCGATCGCGGGCAACACGATCGAGAACGTCACGTTCCACCCCGTCCGCCGATGTGATGTCGTCGTCGGCGCGGACTACGGTGCATCGATCGACGCGACCCGCGCCGCGCTGGAGAAGGCCGCGCAGTCCCTGGGTGACATGCTCGTCGAGGGCGAGGGCCGGGGCTACAAGATCGTGCTGGGCGAGCTCGGGGATTCGAGCGTGGCTTGGACCGTACGTTTCTGGTGCAAGACGGCCGACTTCTGGGATGTGAAAGAGGCGCTGACCCGTGCCGTGAAGATGCACCTGGACGAGGCGGGGATCGGCATCCCGTACCCGCAGATGGATGTGCACCTGGTCAAGGACGCGAGCTAACCAACGTGGGGCCGGTGAGTGTTCTCCGACCCGATTTCATTTTCATCGTGTCGCCCCACCGTGGGCCTGCCGAGCAGGCCACGCCCCGGCGACAAACTAAGGAGCCCCAATCATGGGCATGATCAAAGAGTTCAAAGAGTTTGCGATGCGTGGCAACGTGATCGACATGGCCGTTGGCATCGTGATCGGTGCGGCGTTCGGTAAGATCGTGAGCAGCATCGTCGGCGACATCATTATGCCTATCGTCGGGTTTATCACGGGCGGGGTAGACTTTTCCAAGGCGAGCTACACGCTGAAGGAGGCCGTCCCCGCCAGCGAGGGTGTCGAAGCGACCGAGGCCGTAGTCGTGGGCTACGGCAACCTGGTGCAGACGACGATCGACTTCATCATCATCGCTTTCGCGATTTTCATGGTGATCAAGGTGATCAACACCGCGAAGAAGCGCTTTGAAGAAGAAAAGGTCGAAGAGCCCGCCAAGGCCAGCGCCGAGGTGCAGCTCTTGACCGAGATCCGCGATTCGCTGCAGGCGAAGAACTGATCGATGGTTTTCCAGGTATTCGCGCAGAGGCCGGGTGACTTAAGTCACCCGGCCCCGCGCTTTTTAGTTTGTTTTCCCTACTTTTTTCCAAGGACGATTCGAGAAATGACCAAGCTCTTTACCACCACCGCGCTGATGCTTGCCGTATGCGGCTTCGCTTCGGCCGAGACCATCGAACTTGTTGATGGCGACGTGATCAACGCGCCCATCACCGCGCGCGACGCCGCGTCGGTCACAGTCAACCACCCGTCGCTGGGCGAGATGACCATCTCGCGCGACCGCATCACCGCGATCCACGAAGACGTCGATGCCCACGCCGAGGCCCAGGCCGAACAGGAAGCCGCCGAGGCCGCCGACGCGCTCGCCGCCGAACGCGCCGCTGACGAAGGCATGTTCGGCACCGGGCTGTTCAAGGGCTGGAACCGGCAGATCTCGCTGGGTATCAACGGGGCCGAAGGCAACTCGCAGAACATCAACATCCGCGGCAACTTCCACACCGACTACGAGGACGACACCGACCGCTGGATCTTCGACATGCTCTACCGCGTGTCCCGCTCCAACGGCTCGACCACCGAGAACCGATTCCAGGCCGAACTCATCAAGGACTGGCTCCTGCCCGACGAGGACTACTTCTTCTGGGCCAACGCCAAGTTCGAGTGGGACGACTTCGAGGTCTGGGACAACCGCATCAGCGGGTTCGTCGGCGTGGGCTACCAGTTTGTCGACAACGACAAGTGGAACGTCCGCGGCCGGGCTGGCATCGGCGGCAACCAGACCAACGGCGGCGGGACCAACGAGTTCACCGTCGAGGCGCTGCTCGGCGTCGAGGTCGACTACACCATCTCCGACAGCCAGTCGGTGCAGTTCACCAACTACCTCTACCCCTCGCTCGAAGACGCCGCCGACTTCCGCAACATCACCACCCTCGCGTGGCAGATCGAGATCGACAAAGACAAGGGCATGTCGCTCCAGCTCGGCGTCGCCAACGAGCACGACTCGGCCGCGCCCGCCGGGTTCAAGAAGAACGACTTCACCTATTACGCCGCGCTGGTCTGGGATTTCTGATCCCTCCTCACGCGACACCAGAACCGATGAAAACCCGCGGCAGCCCCGCGGGTTTTCGTTTTATCGGGGGGCGATCTACAATCCGGATGATGGCCGATTCGCCCTCTCGCCAATGCCGTGTCACGCCGATGATCATTTTGCAAGTGGCTTTGGGCCGCTGTTAGAGCTGTATCAAACACATGTGTTTCGGATCGGGAAGGCCGTTGGCATTGAACGAGTTCCATTTCGTGGATCGGTGGAGCGTCGAGGCGACGGCTCGGGAAGCGGTCGAGGTCTTCGCCGACCACGCCGACGCTGGGCGCTGGTGGCCCGCGACGTTCCTGGTAGCCGAGCAGGTCGACCCCGGGGCCCCCGACGGGACGGGGCGGACGATCCGCGCGCTGACGGCCGGCTTCCTCCCGTACCGGCTGCAGGTCCGTATCCGCCTCCAGTTGATCAACAGCGATAACGACTACACGCTCGCGTTTTCGGGCGACCTCTGCGGGCTGACGCGCGTCAAGACCACACAATGCGGCGATCGGCTTGACATCATTTTCGAGTCGCGTCTTGCTCCGCAGAAGCCCGTCGTCCGATTCCTGATGCCGATCTTGAAGCCGCTCTACATCTGGAACCACAGCTGGCTGATGACGCGCGGCGAACGGAGCATCCGGCTGGAGATCGCCCGGCGACGCGCCCAGCGCGACGGCGACACGCGGGGGGCACCGCTCCCCGCGCCGCCCCAGCCGACCACGCTGCACCAGCTCGGTCTCCGCGTGCTCAAGCCGCGCTGGAAGCGGAGTGTCCAGCATTGAAATCCCTCGCCAAGCTGCTGGTCGATCGACTTTGGGTGCCGATCATCGTCTTGGCGGTTGTCACGACGGCGGCGCTCTACGGGCTCACCCAGCTACGCCTCAACGACGACTTCAATGCGGTGTTCGACTCGGGTAGCGAGGAACAACAGCACCTGCGCGAAGCACAGGCCGCGTTCGATCTGGGAGAAGACCAGTTCCTGGTGCTCGTCGAGCACGACGACGTGCTGTCCCCCGAGGGGGTGTCGGCCCTGCGTTCGCTGCACGCGGAACTGGCGTTGATCGACGGCGTGGACGAGGTGGTGTCGGTGGAGCAACTCACGCGAGTCCCGCGCTCGCCGCTCGAGATGGGTCGCCCCCTGCTCCCGCCCCAAGGCGCGTCGCGTGCGGATTTCGCGGCGGCGCGTGTGCAGGTGCTCGACCACCCACTGGGCGGTGGCGTGCTGGTCTCGGCCGACGGCAAAGCGGCGCTTCTCGCGGTTCGGCCGCAGGAAGGGCTTTCGAATGTCCAGGACCTGATGCCGATTGATAAGGCGATCGGTATTCGACTATCGGCATTGAACGCGCAGGGGACGATGAGTGCGAGCCGGACGGGGACGCCGGCGATCCGCTGCGCGATCGCGCGGATCGAGGGCCGGGAGTTGGCGCTCTACATGCTGTCGGGGATGGTGCTGGGGACGCTGGTCGCGCTGGTGCTGTTTCGTCGGCTCGCGTCGCTCGTGTTTGTGCTGCCGGTGCCGCTGCTGGCGGCGGTGTGGTCGCTGGGGCTGATGGGGCTGTTCGGGATCGAGATCGACCTGCTGGGGATCGTGATCCCGGCGTTGGTGATGTCGATCGCGCTGACCGATGTGGTGCATCTGGTGTACGCAGTGCGTGAGCAGTTAGATGATGGGCACGCCGAGCGCGAGGCGACACGGCGTGGGCTTGAGCTGGTGGGCGGCGCCTGCCTGCTCGCGTCGGTGACGAGCGCAATCGCGTTTGCGTCGCTGGTGTTTTCGCGGTCCCCGGCCCTTGGCCGATTCGGTCTGATCTGTGCGGGGGCGACGCTGCTGGTCTTTGTCGTCGTGGTCTGCTGGGTGCCGGTCGCTGCGCGTACCGGTGCCGCCCGCCGACTCGTGCGCAAGGTGGACCCGGACTCGACGACACAACAAGATTCACGCCGGTGGGCATTCTTGCGGGCAGTCCTGGCCCGGCCCGCGTGGGTCGGGGTTGGCGGGGTCATCCTGCTGCTCGCTTGCGTCGCGCTGAGCGCCCAGCTCCGCCCCGACTTCCACTACAGCGAGCACCTGCCCGAAACGGGCAAGGCGGGCGAGTCCGTCCGCACGCTGCACCGGATCGACACTTCGTTCGGCGGGTCGGCACCGCTCGTCGTCATGGTCGGCTGGCCCGAGGGGATGTCGGCCGACGACCCGCGCCTGGCGCAGGCCATCGACCAAACGGAAGATGCGCTCGCGCGATGGGGGGCACCGGCCACGGCGGTCTCGCCCCTGACCCTCGGCCGCGCCGCAGGCGCACCGCCGGGCACCGGCTACGCAGCCGATCAGCTGAGACGCGCCGTCCACCTCGTCCCCGAACACGAGCGGGCCAGACTCCTCAACACGTCACGCCGTCGCGCGATCGTCCGCATCGCGGTCCCCGACCAGGGCTCGCGCCGCCTCAACCCCCGGCTGGATGGGCTCGACCAGCAACTCGACGCGCTGCGCAAAGAGTACCCCGAGCTCACCTTCCGCCTCACCGGCGTCTCAGCCGTCCACCCCCGCATGAGCCAGACGATGATCGGCGACGCGCTCCAGTCTCTCGCGGTCGCAGCCGGGGGCATCTTCCTCGTCGTCGGGCTCATGCTGCGATCCGCCCGGCTGGCGGCCCGCAGCATCCTACCCAACGTCCTCCCCCTCGCCGGTGCGAGCGCGATGCTCCTGATCGTCGGCCACCCCTTCCGCTACAACGTCGTCCTCGGGCTCACCGTCGGGCTTGGGCTCGCGATCGACGACTCGATCCAGATGCTCTACCGCTACCAGCACGAACGCCGACAAGGCCTCGGCCACGCCGACGCCGTGCACCGCTCGGCCCGGCGCGTCGGCAAGGCGCTCATCACCACGACCCTGGTCCTCTCGGCCGGGCTCGGTGTCTTGCTGTTCAGCCAGCTCCCGATGGCGCGACTCTTTGCGCAGATGCTGATCGCGGTCCTGGCCTTTGCGCTCGTCGCAGACCTCGTCTTGCTCCCCGCGCTCTTGATGTGGGGGCATCAAGACGAGGCGCAGACCTAGAACGACACCTCCACAGACGCGTCCGCATCATCCGCGAGCCGCTGGCCGCGCAGCGTCCGCCGTGCGCCCGTGTCCGGCTCGCTGACGATGACGGTGTACCCCCCGTCCTCGAACACGGCCGGGCGGAATGAATCGCCCTTGATCCGCAGGGCATAGACCAACTCGCCGGTCTGCTCGTGAATCACGTGGATCACCGGGTCAACGAGCCCGGTCACACGAACGGTCGGCAGATACCCCGCCGGTGCCTTGGCGTAGTTGTCCTGTTGCTCGATCACGCGCGGCCAACCCTCGTACTGCTGCGACGGGTCGCTCGGGTCCGCCGAGCGTGGCCAGCACTGCACGTCGTACGCGCGTTCGTCTTTGCGGATCACCACGATGCCGTAGCCCGGCATGTTGTTGTGCAGCAGCGGCCAGTCCGTGCCCATGTCGCGCCCCGGGTTGCTCGCGGCATACACCGTCACGAGGTTCTTGAACCCATCCATCCGGTGGCCCATGAATTCTTCGTTGCTCGGCCATTCGTACGGCTCACGCACCTCCGGCGCCCAGGCGCGCGGGTACGCATTCGCCACACTCGGCACACACAGCGACCACACCGCGTCCTCGTGCGCATCGATCCCGTGATGCACCAGCGTCGCCAAGTGCTGGTCGCCCGCGATGTGCAGCGCAAACGCGCGACGCAGTTCACGCAACGCGTTGTTGCGCCCTGTCTGTGGCCAACCGTTACTGTCCAGGTCCGCGATGACGTAGCTCATCCCCCCACCGTGGTGCGTCGCCATGTTCGCGAAGATCGTCTGGCTCAGGCAGACCTTCATATCCGCGCCTTCCCAGTCGCCCGCCCAATGGTTGAGGAACGAGAGCTGGCGATCGCCCAGCAACACCAGCCCCGGCAGGTCGAGGTCGGCCGTATCAAACTCGGTGTTGTTGTAGTGGTCGGGCCGGCCCGTGCCCGACTCGGGCAGCCCGTGCCCCGCGCAGCCGCTCTTGAACATCCGGTCGGCGATCACCGCGAAGCTCACCCGGCCGTACACCATGTCGGTGTAGTACGCCGTGATGCCCCGGTCGATGGGCGTCGGGTCGTGCGGGTCGGGCAGGTGGCTGGTCTGTGTCCGGTGCACGACATTCACGAACTGCGCCGAGTGGATGTACCCGCCGGTGTTGTCGCGCCCCGGCGCGGCGCGCCCACCCTCGCCCCAGATGTTGCCCTGATACACATCATGGTCATCCGGGATCGTGACTGTCGGGGTGTCGGCCGTGATGTCCCGGTACGCCCAGCACCACAGCAGCCACTTGTAGAGGTAGTCGATCTCGACGTGCGCGCGGTCCGCGAAGCTCGGGCTGCCGCCCTCGTAGAGCTGATCGCCCGAGAAAAAAAGCACATCCGGCTCGTGCTGAACTACGCGCTCGACCAGGTCGTGGTGCGGGAAGAACGTGATGTTTTTCCAGTTGCTGCGGTTGCCCCAGGGCATACTGATGTTGCCCGTGAACGCCGCGACGGTGAGGTCTTCGTCATCAACCGGGTCGCGGCGGATCGTGCCCGCCCAGGTGTAGATGCGTTCGCCGTCATCCGAGCCGGGCAGCGCGTAACGCACGCGGTAGTCGTGGTCGGCCGAGTCGTCCCAATCGGGCACGCGGAAGTTCGCTGTCCAGCTCAATGTGTCCAGCTGGGCCGTTGCGAGGGTCGCCCACCGCCCGCCGCGTCGGACCTGCAACTGCGCGCTGTGCGCAGCGTCCTCGTCCATCGGCAGGAACTGGGCCGTCATCTTCAGCACGCCGCGCGACAGCGTATGCTGTGCACAGGCGATCGGGCCGAACGTCTGGTCGGGGTGGTACACGACGCCGTCGCCCGCGATCGTCCAGCCCTCAAACGCATAGAGCGCCGGCTCAACGCCGGGCCCCCGCGTCCCCGGGTGCGAGACCAGCGCCACATTGCCCAGCAGCCGAGCCGCATCAACGACCTTCGCCGCCGCGCTCACGACCTCGCCCGACGCGGGGTCGGTTGCCGTCACCGTCAGCGTCGCCCGGCCATTCCCCGCAGGCACCGCCTCGACCACCAGGTCAACAACGCCCGTGTAGTCCGCAGTTGTCCGCGCCGCGCCGTCGCCTTCAACCCCAGCGTCGGCTTCACCCGCATCGCCCTGGCCGTGGGTCACCCAAAGCTCTGCGACGCTCGTCACCGGCTGGATCCGCTGCGCATTGAGCGCTTCGAGCATGACGTAACGGGCCGTGACTTCGTCGAACGACACGCGCCGCATCAGGTCGCTGTCCGGGAACGTGCCAGACGCGACCGCGTCGCTCCAGTTCTGCGCATCGGCGCTGACCTTGACGCGGTACTGGCCCACACGGCCCGAGTTGCTGTCCTGCCGCGGCAGGTACGCGATGCCATCAAAAGTCACCTGCTCGCGCATGTCGATCACAATCGCGTGGGGGTGCGGGTCGCGCGTCTCGCGGTAGGCCGTGTGCCATAGCGTGTTCGGATCGCCATCGATCGCCTGCTCCGCCGCGCCGTCTGCTTCCTCGCTGTCCGCCGCAACCTGCCAGTCCTCACGCGAAAGCGCTCCGGCCGGCTCGGCCGCGCCTGCCGTCGCCGCGCCCGCTTCGCCCAGCGACCACGCCGCCTCGTTATCGACGATAAAGCAATCGCCCGCGCCGTTGATGCCGACGAACAGCCCGCCGCCCCACGCCTGCCACTCATGCACCAGCGCCGCAGACCGATAGTCCATCTCGCCCCGTCCGACGCCGACCAGGAACCCGCCTCCGCCGTCGGCCGCGACGCCCGCGCGATCCGTGGTCAGCGACACACGCGCCGAGACGCGCACCGTTCCGTCGGTATCTTCTACCTGCCGCGTCAGGTCGTGCACCGTCCTCACGTTCAGCCAGCCCTGCGGCGTCACACACTCGATCCGGCCGTCCTCAAACCGCCAGTCGTGCAGCCGGTTGCCCCAGTAGCCCGGCCCAAGCCAGTGCCGTGAACCCACCGTCGGCACCTCCGCCGCCGCGTTGGGCCCACCACTCCGCGCCCCACCCGCGACCCCGGCCGAGGTCGTGCTGCACCCCCAGCCCGTGAGCAGAACAAGACACACCACCGCCGTCAGACGCCAATCCATCAGCTTCGCTTTCAAAGCAATTCCCTTTCGATAAATCGCAACTACCACGCGGTAACACGGCATATTCATCACATCGCCTGCGCAGAGTTTACGCGAAGCCCCCACCGTCTGCCGTTCGGTGGATAGGACGCGCATGAAACCCAGATGCCCACGGATTCCATCCGTCGGCGCAAACTCCGAATCGTTCCACCAACGAAGCGATCCCCGACCAACGCCGATGCCAGTACGAACTCGCTCAAATCTCAACCCCACCTACCCCCCGCCGACGCTGAGTCCGCGAAGCGTCGGGTACCCCTTGCCCGCCCCGCCGCCCCTGCTACAATGCCCGACTGCCCGGGGCCGGCCACGCCGCGCCCCCCTCTGGAGAGGTGGCCGAGCGGCTGAAGGCAACGGTTTGCTAAATCGTCGTACGGGTTATACTCGTACCGCGGGTTCGAATCCCGCCCTCTCCGCTTCCAGAAAACCCGCTCGCCTAAACCCTTAGGCAGGCGGGTTTTGCGTTTAAGGGGGTTAGTCGCTCAGCCCAGTGTCCCAAAATTGTCCCGATCCGAAGTGCAGAGGATTCATCGAGCCGCCTTCAAGTACCGCTTCACGGCAGCGACGGGTTCAACGCTGCAAGCCCTCGACCAACGAACGAACTCAGCGAGATCAACTCGACGGTTGGCTGTCTCGCAGTTGTAGATCCAACTCTGCGGCTTTTTGAGCTTCGACCCAAGCTCTCGTTGAGTCAGGTCCGCCTCCTCTCGCATCTGTTTGAGCAGCGGAGGGATGGGGCCGTACTCCCGATCATGTTGAGCTTTGGTTGACACGGGAAAAGTGTCGGCGAGATCGCCCTTGACACGATTTGCGTGTCTCGCTAGCGTGACACGGATTCCGTGTCTGCATGCTTGCGGGGGAGTACCCCTGCTCAACCAAGGGGAACCCGATGGACTTTCATTTCCAAGCCAAACGAGCCGGAGGCGGTCAGGTCAGCAGCCGCATCTCGGCGAGGGACTATGCCGAAGCCCGATCAATGTTGGAGTCAAGGGGTTTTCGAGACATCGAACTGACGAAGGTCGATTCGTTATCTGGAGAAAATCGGGGCTCATCGTCAGCTTCAGAGTTTCCAGTTTTGAGAGTTGGTTTAGTCCTCATCTTCCTCGTCTTAGCTGTTGGCGGAATCGCTGCTTCCATTGACGGGAGCAGAAAAGAAGAGCAGGGTGAAGATGAGGAGCAACTGGCTGCCACCCAGACAGAACCTCATGCCATTCGTTCAACCCCGCCCCCAACCCCGGTTCCTCAGGTTACTTTTGCCCCGCATAAGTTGCGAGCAAATCTGGAACAAGCCCTAACATCAGAAACCATTTCAACTCCGTTCGAGGTCTTAGGCAACAGAGATGTGGCTTTCGCCGACATCACCAGAATCTCAATTTTAAGGTCTGACGAGGTTGGCTACGATTATGTGGTACGAGTTGAATGGCATGAGCAAACGAGGGCTAACGCAATTCTTGGAACCAGAAATGACTCGGCGCTCGAAGTCTATCTGACGGAGGATTATGGAACCACCCCTCGCCGAATCATGCAGAGCGGAGGCGCATTCCACAACCGCCAGAAGCTGATCGACATCATCCTTCGGACCATCGAGGGGATGAGGAGGCGTAGGTAGCTACTGGATTCTGACCCAACGCAAGGATTTCTGTCCATGCGTTTTCTTGTGCGTAACAAAAAATTCCAGACAAAAAGAATGTGAATATATAGAAACGTATTTCTTGATGCCACCAGCGAACCCGCTTGTGAAACTGGTGAAGCCACAAAAATAACCTTCTAAAACAGCTTGTTAATGAAATCACGCACGGTAGTGTTTCCTCGTAATCAAACCGAGGAGACTCCTGTTGCAACTGACAACCCCAGACGCTCTTATCAATCATTTTGTCCCCGATGGCTTTTGGAATCAAGGCTACCTTGACTTAGCCGTTGAGCAGATGCTCAAAGATCGCTGGGTCATCAGCTACCATCCAGACATCGAATGGCCCTTCAGGCCCATCGCCCAAACGCAGCCCTTCGAGCATCTCGCTCCGATCATCAGCAGCGCCTACGAGGCTTCCCGAACAGTTCATTCTCCGGTCATCGAACTGCCCCGTGGCATGGTCGAAACCCGAGCAGGCCATCTCATTGGCAACCCTGAATGTGGAGCGCGCCTCGCCAGACGAGGGCTGATCATTGTTGCCTGCTCCGAGACAACCATCAATTTAAGAGGGTTCGACCCTGCTGTAGCGCTGCTGGTCAATGCATCTCGGTACGGAACCAAAAGCAGAGGGCAACTCGCAACCTCGATTGTCAAAGCTGCCCTTGGGAAGCAGATGCGCCCCAAGGAGTTGTCGGAATCCAATCTCTTCGAGTCTCAACAGATCCTGAATCGGTTCGGGGTCTCGATGGATGAGGTCCGGCCCAATAGTACATGGATCAAGCTCCGGTCGGATTGGCAGATCCCAAATGCTCGGCAGTTCATGTCATGGGGAGGACGACGATGATTCCGTATTGGATGCATAAGGCGTACCTCCAACTTCGCTGCCCATTATGCCATACGACTCCATTTGGCTACGACACCCAGCAGATCAAAGCCAAGCTGGCCAACCCGGAGGTCTTCGATCCCCGACCAGATCTGCGGATCGTCTGCATTGTGAGATGCAACAAGTGCAAGTCGTATTGTCGCTACATCTTCGTCCGGGAATGCAAAGACCTCTACAAACTGATGAACGGGCTGTTCGTCCGCCCGAACTTCGAGGTCACCCTCAATCCTCTTTACAAAACCCCGCCGGAGCGGATCGAGCCCCGAGGTCGGATGGCTAAGTACCTCGACCGACCCATCTCGGATCGAGAGGTTG
The sequence above is a segment of the Phycisphaeraceae bacterium D3-23 genome. Coding sequences within it:
- a CDS encoding mechanosensitive ion channel codes for the protein MGLGFTLAQAEGPTGGSADTPTEGSAGDAAGAGTAPGEDVAPLNGGSVKDDTATAWEGLREGDFSAAMPLIEKYLVPAVVAILVLIVAYFVGKFLARTLSSPIKKRVDEALGLFVGKMIFWAIMVFALLGVLGRYGISVAGFAAVLAAAGFAIGMAFQGTLGNFAAGIMLLVFRPFKVGDTVNAAGITAKVIEIDLFNTVFDTPDNRRIIVPNSAIAGNTIENVTFHPVRRCDVVVGADYGASIDATRAALEKAAQSLGDMLVEGEGRGYKIVLGELGDSSVAWTVRFWCKTADFWDVKEALTRAVKMHLDEAGIGIPYPQMDVHLVKDAS
- the mscL gene encoding large-conductance mechanosensitive channel protein MscL translates to MGMIKEFKEFAMRGNVIDMAVGIVIGAAFGKIVSSIVGDIIMPIVGFITGGVDFSKASYTLKEAVPASEGVEATEAVVVGYGNLVQTTIDFIIIAFAIFMVIKVINTAKKRFEEEKVEEPAKASAEVQLLTEIRDSLQAKN
- a CDS encoding DUF481 domain-containing protein, which produces MTKLFTTTALMLAVCGFASAETIELVDGDVINAPITARDAASVTVNHPSLGEMTISRDRITAIHEDVDAHAEAQAEQEAAEAADALAAERAADEGMFGTGLFKGWNRQISLGINGAEGNSQNINIRGNFHTDYEDDTDRWIFDMLYRVSRSNGSTTENRFQAELIKDWLLPDEDYFFWANAKFEWDDFEVWDNRISGFVGVGYQFVDNDKWNVRGRAGIGGNQTNGGGTNEFTVEALLGVEVDYTISDSQSVQFTNYLYPSLEDAADFRNITTLAWQIEIDKDKGMSLQLGVANEHDSAAPAGFKKNDFTYYAALVWDF
- a CDS encoding efflux RND transporter permease subunit; amino-acid sequence: MKSLAKLLVDRLWVPIIVLAVVTTAALYGLTQLRLNDDFNAVFDSGSEEQQHLREAQAAFDLGEDQFLVLVEHDDVLSPEGVSALRSLHAELALIDGVDEVVSVEQLTRVPRSPLEMGRPLLPPQGASRADFAAARVQVLDHPLGGGVLVSADGKAALLAVRPQEGLSNVQDLMPIDKAIGIRLSALNAQGTMSASRTGTPAIRCAIARIEGRELALYMLSGMVLGTLVALVLFRRLASLVFVLPVPLLAAVWSLGLMGLFGIEIDLLGIVIPALVMSIALTDVVHLVYAVREQLDDGHAEREATRRGLELVGGACLLASVTSAIAFASLVFSRSPALGRFGLICAGATLLVFVVVVCWVPVAARTGAARRLVRKVDPDSTTQQDSRRWAFLRAVLARPAWVGVGGVILLLACVALSAQLRPDFHYSEHLPETGKAGESVRTLHRIDTSFGGSAPLVVMVGWPEGMSADDPRLAQAIDQTEDALARWGAPATAVSPLTLGRAAGAPPGTGYAADQLRRAVHLVPEHERARLLNTSRRRAIVRIAVPDQGSRRLNPRLDGLDQQLDALRKEYPELTFRLTGVSAVHPRMSQTMIGDALQSLAVAAGGIFLVVGLMLRSARLAARSILPNVLPLAGASAMLLIVGHPFRYNVVLGLTVGLGLAIDDSIQMLYRYQHERRQGLGHADAVHRSARRVGKALITTTLVLSAGLGVLLFSQLPMARLFAQMLIAVLAFALVADLVLLPALLMWGHQDEAQT
- a CDS encoding discoidin domain-containing protein, producing MKAKLMDWRLTAVVCLVLLTGWGCSTTSAGVAGGARSGGPNAAAEVPTVGSRHWLGPGYWGNRLHDWRFEDGRIECVTPQGWLNVRTVHDLTRQVEDTDGTVRVSARVSLTTDRAGVAADGGGGFLVGVGRGEMDYRSAALVHEWQAWGGGLFVGINGAGDCFIVDNEAAWSLGEAGAATAGAAEPAGALSREDWQVAADSEEADGAAEQAIDGDPNTLWHTAYRETRDPHPHAIVIDMREQVTFDGIAYLPRQDSNSGRVGQYRVKVSADAQNWSDAVASGTFPDSDLMRRVSFDEVTARYVMLEALNAQRIQPVTSVAELWVTHGQGDAGEADAGVEGDGAARTTADYTGVVDLVVEAVPAGNGRATLTVTATDPASGEVVSAAAKVVDAARLLGNVALVSHPGTRGPGVEPALYAFEGWTIAGDGVVYHPDQTFGPIACAQHTLSRGVLKMTAQFLPMDEDAAHSAQLQVRRGGRWATLATAQLDTLSWTANFRVPDWDDSADHDYRVRYALPGSDDGERIYTWAGTIRRDPVDDEDLTVAAFTGNISMPWGNRSNWKNITFFPHHDLVERVVQHEPDVLFFSGDQLYEGGSPSFADRAHVEIDYLYKWLLWCWAYRDITADTPTVTIPDDHDVYQGNIWGEGGRAAPGRDNTGGYIHSAQFVNVVHRTQTSHLPDPHDPTPIDRGITAYYTDMVYGRVSFAVIADRMFKSGCAGHGLPESGTGRPDHYNNTEFDTADLDLPGLVLLGDRQLSFLNHWAGDWEGADMKVCLSQTIFANMATHHGGGMSYVIADLDSNGWPQTGRNNALRELRRAFALHIAGDQHLATLVHHGIDAHEDAVWSLCVPSVANAYPRAWAPEVREPYEWPSNEEFMGHRMDGFKNLVTVYAASNPGRDMGTDWPLLHNNMPGYGIVVIRKDERAYDVQCWPRSADPSDPSQQYEGWPRVIEQQDNYAKAPAGYLPTVRVTGLVDPVIHVIHEQTGELVYALRIKGDSFRPAVFEDGGYTVIVSEPDTGARRTLRGQRLADDADASVEVSF